The proteins below are encoded in one region of Scyliorhinus torazame isolate Kashiwa2021f chromosome 8, sScyTor2.1, whole genome shotgun sequence:
- the adrm1 gene encoding proteasomal ubiquitin receptor ADRM1 — protein sequence MSASGALFPSLVAGSRGSSSKYLVEFRAGKMSLNGSTVTPDKRKGQVYIQQTDDSLIHFCWKDRTAGTVEDDLIIFPDDCEFKRVAQCTTGRVFVLKFKTGSKRLFFWMQEPKSDKDEEFCRKVNEYLNNPPMPGALGGSGSSGGHELAALGGESGLQSLLGNMSHNQLMQLMGATGLGGLGSLGALAGPAGLAGLLGSGSPTSTTSSSGSRNQSATVTPSSTTSAVRMTSVPSVAAATTPVPAPTVASTPVPAAAAATGLTTPTTSSTGSTSASGSPPVTASGSATSPTQPIQLRDLQSILASMTVPATAEGTGQQAVDLSSVLTPEIMAPILANSEVQERLLPYLPTGESLPQPAEEIQNTLTSPQFQQAMSMFSAALASGQLGPLMSQFGLPAEAVEAAGKGDVEGFAKAMQHNSASSKTKLDDKEGDSESKDKKDEEEDMSLD from the exons ATGTCAGCCTCCGGAGCGCTGTTCCCCAGCCTAGTGGCCGGGAGCCGGGGCTCCTCCAGTAAATACCTGGTGGAGTTCCGAGCCGGCAAGATGTCCCTGAACGGCTCGACCGTGACCCCGGACAAGCGCAAGGGACAGGTTTACATCCAGCAGACTGACGACTCCCTCATTCACTTCTGCTGGAAGGACCGCACCGCCGGCACTGTGGAGGAT GACCTGATCATTTTTCCTGATGACTGTGAGTTTAAGCGAGTGGCCCAGTGTACTACTGGACGAGTGTTTGTGCTGAAATTCAAGACCGGATCAAAACGCCTTTTCTTTTGGATGCAG GAGCCCAAATCTGATAAAGATGAAGAGTTCTGCCGTAAAGTAAATGAATATTTGAACAACCCACCAATGCCTGGTGCTTTGGGTGGTAGTGGCAGCAGTGGGGGTCATGAGCTCGCCGCACTTGGAG GAGAAAGTGGATTGCAAAGTCTTTTGGGTAACATGAGTCATAACCAGCTTATGCAGCTGATGGGAGCAACTGGTTTAGGTGGACTTG GAAGCCTGGGTGCTCTTGCAGGGCCAGCTGGACTAGCTGGCTTACTTGGCAGTGGAAGCCCTACATCTACTACTAGTTCTTCAGG CTCTCGAAACCAGTCTGCAACCGTTACTCCATCCTCTACGACCTCGGCAGTTCGCATGACTTCCGTGCCTTCTGTTGCTGCAGCAACAACACCAGTACCAGCCCCCACTGTAGCATCCACGCCAGTGCCAGCAGCAGCAGCGGCGACAGGTCTAACGACACCAACAACATCAAGCACAGGTTCGACGTCTGCATCTGGATCCCCACCTGTTACAGCATCTGGATCTGCAACAAGCCCAACTCAGCCCATTCAGCTGCGTGACTTGCAGAGTATCTTGGCTAGCATGACTGTTCCTGCTACAGCAGAAGGGACTGGACAGCAGG CAGTGGATTTATCCAGTGTGTTGACACCAGAGATCATGGCTCCTATTTTGGCGAATTCAGAGGTTCAAGAACGATTATTACCATACCTTCCTACAGGAGAGTCACTGCCTCAGCCTGCAGAAGAAATTCAGAATACATTAACGTCTCCTCAATTTCAACAG GCAATGAGCATGTTCAGTGCAGCACTGGCTTCAGGACAGTTGGGCCCATTGATGAGCCAGTTTGGTTTGCCAGCAGAGGCGGTGGAAGCAGCTGGAAAGGGGG ATGTAGAAGGATTTGCCAAAGCAATGCAACACAATTCTGCATCCTCAAAGACAAAACTCGATGACAAGGAAGGAGACAGTGAATCAAAAGACAAAAAGGATGAAGAGGAGGATATGAGTTTGGACTGA